A window of the Equus przewalskii isolate Varuska chromosome 10, EquPr2, whole genome shotgun sequence genome harbors these coding sequences:
- the MIEF2 gene encoding mitochondrial dynamics protein MID49 isoform X2 produces the protein MLLCLCLQLIDRATSPRGEDEAKGDTTCLEDSWKELSLLKATPCLQPRPPPAALSQPLSPLPPSPSAPEGPADDHPQMSPPCSSPAPLCLTFQEKLLAFERDHVTIPVAHVALAKQLAGDIALELQAYLRNKFPELPFGALVPSGPLYDGLQAGLADHVRLLVPLVLEPGLWSLVPGVDTVARDPRCWAVHRTQLEFRSRGSSPWDRFLVGGYLSSRALLELLRKALATSVNWPAIGSLLGCLIRPSVASEELLLEVQHEHLELNVAVLLAVTGTNAEDRLLLAWPLEGLAGNLWLQDLYPAEAARLRALDDHDTGTRRRLLLLLCGVCHSHPALSRLGRRHLTQVVLRLGEEEVDWAEAALGERFLQALELLISGLERASLPCHFNPGVNLFSSLREEEIDDIGYALYSGLQAPEWLL, from the exons ATGCTCTTATGTCTCTGCCTGCAGCTCATTGACAGGGCCACCAGCCCACGGGGCGAGGATGAAGCCAAGGGGGACACCACGTGCCTGGAGGACAGCTGGAAGGAACTGAGCCTGCTCAAGGCCACACCGTGCCTACAGCCCCGGCCCCCACCTGCTGCCCTCAGTCAGCCCCTGTcacccctgcccccctccccctccgccccAG AGGGGCCTGCAGATGACCAtcctcagatgtcacctccttgTAGTTCCCCAGCACCGTTGTGCCTCACGTTCCAGGAGAAGCTGCTGGCATTTGAGCGGGACCACGTGACTATCCCAGTGGCCCATGTGGCTCTGGCCAAACAGCTGGCCGGtgacattgcccttgagctgcaGGCCTACTTGCGGAACAAGTTCCCAGAACTGCCCTTCGGGGCGCTTGTGCCCAGCGGGCCCCTCTACGATGGGCTGCAGGCGGGGCTTGCTGACCACGTGCGTCTCCTGGTTCCCCTGGTGCTGGAGCCAGGCCTGTGGAGCCTGGTACCTGGTGTGGACACTGTGGCCAGAGACCCTCGCTGCTGGGCCGTGCACAGGACTCAGCTTGAGTTCCGCTCCCGAGGGAGCAGCCCCTGGGACCGCTTCCTGGTGGGTGGCTACCTCTCTTCCCGTGCCCTGCTGGAGCTGCTCCGCAAGGCCCTGGCCACCTCCGTCAACTGGCCAGCTATTGGCAGCCTTCTTGGGTGCCTGATCCGGCCCAGCGTGGCCTCAGAGGAGCTGCTGCTTGAGGTGCAGCACGAGCACCTGGAGCTCAATGTTGCGGTGCTCTTGGCGGTCACTGGCACCAACGCCGAAGACCGCCTCCTTCTGGCCTGGCccctggaggggctggctgggAACCTCTGGCTGCAGGACTTGTACCCAGCAGAGGCCGCCAGACTGCGGGCTCTGGATGACCATGATACGGGGACCCGCCGGcgactgctgctgctgctgtgtgggGTCTGCCACAGCCACCCGGCCCTGAGCCGGCTGGGCCGGCGCCACCTGACCCAGGTGGTTCTGCGCCTTGGGGAGGAAGAGGTGGACTGGGCCGAGGCGGCCTTGGGGGAGCGCTTCCTGCAGGCCCTGGAGTTGCTCATCAGCGGCCTAGAGCGGGCCAGCCTGCCCTGCCACTTCAACCCAGGCGTGAACCTCTTCAGCAGCCTGCGCGAGGAGGAGATTGATGACATTGGCTATGCACTGTACAGTGGTCTGCAGGCCCCTGAGTGGCTGCTCTag
- the FLII gene encoding protein flightless-1 homolog isoform X2, with protein MEATGVLPFVRGVDLSGNDFKGGYFPENVKAMTSLRWLKLNRTGLCYLPEELAALQKLEHLSVSHNNLTTLHGELSSLPSLRAIVARANSLKNSGVPDDIFKLDDLSVLDLSHNQLTECPRELENAKNMLVLNLSHNSIDTIPNQLFINLTDLLYLDLSENRLESLPPQMRRLVHLQTLVLNGNPLLHAQLRQLPALTALQTLHLRNTQRTPGNLPTSLEGLSNLTDVDLSCNDLPRVPECLYTLPSLRRLNLSSNQITELSLCIDQWLHVETLNLSRNQLTSLPSAICKLTKLKKLYLNSNKLDFDGLPSGIGKLASLEEFMAANNNLELIPESLCRCTKLRKLVLNKNRLVTLPEAIHFLTEIEVLDVRENPSLVMPPKPADRAAEWYNIDFSLQNQLRLAGASPATVAAAAAGSGPKDPLARKMRLRRRKDSAQDDQAKQVLKGMSDVAQEKNKKQEENTDARAPGGKVRRWDQGLEKPRLDYSEFFTEDVGQLPGLTIWQIENFVPVLVEEAFHGKFYEADCYIVLKTFLDDSGSLNWEIYYWIGGEATLDKKACSAIHAVNLRNYLGAECRTVREEMGDESEEFLQVFDNDISYIEGGTASGFYTVEDTHYVTRMYRVYGKKNVKLEPVPLKGASLDPRFVFLLDQGLDIYVWRGAQATLSSTTKARLFAEKINKNERKGKAEITLMVQGQEPPEFWEALGGEPSEIKKHVPDDFWPPQPKLYKVGLGLGYLELPQINYKLSVEHKTRPKVELMPRMRLLQSLLDTRCVYILDCWSDVFIWLGRKSPRLVRAAALKLGQELCGMLHRPRHAVVSRSLEGTEAQVFKAKFKNWDDVLTVDYTRNAEAVLQGPGLAGKVKRDAEKKDQMKADLTALFLPRQPPMALAEAEQLMEEWNEDLDGMEGFVLEGKKFARLPEEEFGHFHTQDCYVFLCRYWVPVEYEEEEEKKEEKAAGAEGREDEEAAAEAEEKQPEEDFQCVVYFWQGREASNMGWLTFTFSLQKKFESLFPGKLEVVRMTQQQENPKFLSHFKRKFIIHRGKRKAAQGALQPSLYQIRTNGSALCTRCIQINTDSSLLNSEFCFILKVPFESEDNQGIVYAWVGRASDPDEAKLAEDILNTMFDASYSKQVINEGEEPENFFWVGIGAQKPYDDDAEYMKHTRLFRCSNEKGYFAVTEKCSDFCQDDLADDDIMLLDNGQEVYMWVGTQTSQVEIKLSLKACQVYIQHMRSKEHERPRRLRLVRKGNEQHAFTRCFHAWGAFRQAPA; from the exons ATGGAGGCTACCGGGGTGCTGCCGTTCGTGCGCGGCGTGGACCTCAGCGGCAACGACTTCAAG GGTGGCTACTTCCCTGAGAATGTCAAGGCCATGACCAGTCTGCGATGGCTGAAGCTGAACCGCACCGGCCTCTGCTACCTGCCCGAGGAGTTGGCTGCCCTTCAGAAGCTG GAGCACTTGTCTGTGAGCCACAACAACCTGACCACACTTCACGGGGAGCTGTCCAGCCTGCCGTCACTGCGG GCCATCGTGGCTCGAGCCAACAGCCTGAAGAATTCCGGAGTGCCTGATGACATCTTCAAGCTGGATGACCTCTCAGTCCTG GACTTGAGCCACAACCAGCTGACAGAGTGCCCGAGGGAGCTGGAGAACGCCAAGAACATGCTGGTGCTAAATCTCAGCCATAACAG CATCGACACCATCCCCAACCAGCTCTTCATCAACCTCACCGACCTGCTGTACCTGGACCTCAGCGAGAACCGCCTGGAGAGCCTGCCCCCCCAGATGCGCCGTCTGGTGCACCTGCAGACGCTCGTGCTCAATGGGAACCCGCTGCTGCACGCACAGCTCCG GCAGCTCCCGGCTCTGACGGCCCTGCAGACCCTGCACCTGCGGAACACGCAGCGCACCCCAGGCAACCTCCCCACCAGCCTGGAGGGCCTGAGCAACCTCACAG ATGTGGACCTGTCCTGCAATGACCTGCCTCGGGTGCCCGAGTGCCTGTACACCCTCCCCAGCCTGCGCCGCCTCAACCTCAGCAGCAACCAGATCACGGAGCTGTCCCTGTGCATCGACCAGTGGCTGCACGTGGAGACCCTGAACCTGTCCCGCAACCAGCTCACCTCACTGCCC TCAGCCATTTGCAAGCTAACCAAGCTGAAGAAGCTGTACCTGAACTCCAACAAGCTGGACTTTGACGGGCTGCCCTCGGGCATTGGCAAGCTGGCCAGCCTGGAGGAGTTCATGGCTGCCAACAACAACCTGGAACTGATCCCTGAAAGCCTGTGCAG GTGCACGAAGCTGAGGAAGCTCGTCCTGAACAAGAACCGCCTGGTGACCCTCCCAGAGGCCATCCACTTCCTGACTGAGATCGAG GTTCTGGACGTGCGCGAGAACCCCAGCCTGGTCATGCCTCCCAAGCCCGCTGACCGTGCCGCCGAGTGGTACAACATCGACTTCTCGCTGCAGAACCAGCTACGGCTGGCGGGTGCCTCCCCTGCCACAGTGGCAGCGGCAGCAGCTG GGAGTGGGCCCAAGGACCCCCTGGCTCGAAAGATGCGGCTACGGAGGCGCAAGGATTCAGCCCAGGATGACCAGGCCAAGCAGGTGTTGAAGGGCATGTCAGATGTGGcccaggaaaagaacaaaaagcaggAG GAGAACACTGATGCCCGAGCCCCCGGGGGCAAGGTGCGGCGCTGGGACCAGGGCCTGGAGAAGCCTCGCCTCGACTACTCCGAGTTCTTCACGGAGGACGTGGGCCAGCTGCCTGGCCTGACCATCTGGCAGATTGAGAACTTTGTGCCTGTGCTGGTGGAGGAAGCCTTCCACGGCAAGTTCTACGAGGCCGACTGCTACATCGTGCTCAAG ACCTTTCTAGATGACAGCGGCTCTCTGAACTGGGAGATCTACTACTGGATTGGCGGGGAGGCCACACTCGACAAGAAGGCTTGCTCTGCCATCCACGCCGTGAACCTGCGCAACTACCTGGGTGCCGAGTGCCGCACCGTGCGGGAGGAGATGGGCGATGAGAGCGAGGAGTTCCTGCAG GTGTTCGACAACGACATCTCCTACATCGAGGGCGGAACAGCCAGTGGCTTTTACACTGTGGAGGACACACACTATGTCACCAG GATGTACCGTGTGTATGGGAAAAAGAACGTCAAGCTGGAGCCCGTGCCACTCAAGGGGGCCTCCCTGGACCCGAG GTTTGTTTTCCTGCTGGACCAAGGGCTGGACATCTACGTGTGGCGGGGGGCCCAGGCCACGCTGAGTAGCACTACCAAGGCGAG GCTCTTTGCAGAGAAGATTAACAAGAATGAGCGGAAAGGGAAGGCAGAGATCACACTGATGGTGCAGGGCCAGGAGCCCCCAGAGTTCTGGGAGGCACTGGGCGGAGAGCCCTCTGAGATCAAGAAGCACGTGCCTGATGACTTCTGGCCGCCCCAGCCCAAGCTCTATAAG GTGGGCCTGGGCTTGGGCTACCTGGAGCTGCCGCAGATCAACTACAAGCTGTCTGTGGAACATAAGACGCGGCCCAAGGTGGAACTGATGCCCAGGATGCGGCTG CTGCAGAGCCTGCTGGACACGCGCTGCGTGTACATCCTGGACTGTTGGTCCGACGTGTTCATCTGGCTCGGCCGCAAGTCCCCGCGCCTGGTGCGTGCTGCCGCTCTCAAGCTGGGCCAGGAGCTGTGCGGGATGCTGCACCGGCCGCGCCACGCCGTGGTCAGCCGCAGCCTCGAGGGCACCGAGGCGCAG GTGTTCAAGGCCAAGTTCAAGAACTGGGATGACGTGTTGACGGTGGACTACACGCGCAACGCGGAGGCCGTGCTGCAGGGCCCGGGACTCGCCGGGAAGGTGAAGCGCGACGCCGAAAAGAAAGACCAGATGAAGGCCGACCTCACGGCGCTCTTCCTGCCGCGGCAGCCGCCCATGGCGCTGGCCGAG GCCGAGCAGCTGATGGAGGAGTGGAACGAGGACCTGGACGGCATGGAGGGCTTCGTGCTCGAGGGCAAGAAGTTCGCGCGGCTGCCCGAGGAGGAGTTCGGCCACTTCCACACGCAGGACTGCTACGTCTTCCTGTGCAG GTATTGGGTCCCCGTGGAgtacgaggaggaggaggagaagaaggaagagaaggcgGCTGGGGCCGAGGGCAGAGAAGACGAGGAGGCGGCGGCCGAGGCGGAGGAGAAGCAGCCGGAGGAGGACTTCCAGTGCGTCGTGTACTTCTGGCAGGGCCGCGAAGCCTCCAACATGGGCTGGCTCACCTTCACCTTCAGCCTGCAGAAGAAGTTCGAGAGCCTCTTCCCGGGCAAGCTGGAG GTGGTACGCATGACCCAGCAGCAGGAGAACCCCAAGTTCCTGTCCCATTTCAAGAGGAAGTTCATCATCCACCGGGGCAAGAGGAAGGCAGCCCAGGGTGCCCTGCAACCCAGCCTCTACCAGATTCGCACCAACGGCAGTGCCCTCTGCACCCG GTGCATTCAGATCAACACTGACTCCAGCCTTCTCAACTCCGAGTTCTGCTTCATCCTCAAG GTTCCCTTTGAAAGCGAGGACAACCAGGGCATCGTGTACGCGTGGGTGGGCCGGGCCTCGGATCCCGACGAGGCCAAGCTGGCCGAGGATATCCTGAACACCATGTTTGATGCCTCCTACAGCAAGCAG GTCATCAACGAAGGAGAGGAGCCTGAGAACTTTTTCTGGGTGGGCATCGGGGCACAGAAGCCTTATGACGATGACGCAGAATACATGAAGCACACCCGGCTCTTCCG GTGCTCCAACGAGAAGGGCTACTTTGCAGTGACTGAGAAATGCTCTGACTTTTGCCAAGATGACCTGGCAGACGATGACATCATGTTGTTAGACAATGGCCAAGAG GTCTACATGTGGGTGGGGACCCAGACAAGCCAAGTGGAGATCAaactgagtctgaaggcctgccAG GTGTACATCCAGCACATGCGCTCCAAAGAGCACGAGCGTCCCCGCCGCCTGCGCCTGGTCCGCAAGGGCAACGAGCAGCACGCCTTCACCCGCTGCTTCCATGCCTGGGGCGCCTTCCGCCAGGCCCCGGCCTAG
- the MIEF2 gene encoding mitochondrial dynamics protein MID49 isoform X1: MAEFSQKRGKRRDDEVLGSAVDFLLANARLVLGVGGAAVLGIATLAVKRLIDRATSPRGEDEAKGDTTCLEDSWKELSLLKATPCLQPRPPPAALSQPLSPLPPSPSAPEGPADDHPQMSPPCSSPAPLCLTFQEKLLAFERDHVTIPVAHVALAKQLAGDIALELQAYLRNKFPELPFGALVPSGPLYDGLQAGLADHVRLLVPLVLEPGLWSLVPGVDTVARDPRCWAVHRTQLEFRSRGSSPWDRFLVGGYLSSRALLELLRKALATSVNWPAIGSLLGCLIRPSVASEELLLEVQHEHLELNVAVLLAVTGTNAEDRLLLAWPLEGLAGNLWLQDLYPAEAARLRALDDHDTGTRRRLLLLLCGVCHSHPALSRLGRRHLTQVVLRLGEEEVDWAEAALGERFLQALELLISGLERASLPCHFNPGVNLFSSLREEEIDDIGYALYSGLQAPEWLL; this comes from the exons ATGGCAGAGTTCTCCCAGAAACGGGGGAAGCGGCGTGACGATGAGGTGCTGGGCAGCGCTGTGGACTTCCTCCTGGCCAATGCCCGTCTGGTGCTGGGTGTGGGCGGAGCTGCCGTGTTGGGCATTGCCACCCTCGCTGTGAAGCGG CTCATTGACAGGGCCACCAGCCCACGGGGCGAGGATGAAGCCAAGGGGGACACCACGTGCCTGGAGGACAGCTGGAAGGAACTGAGCCTGCTCAAGGCCACACCGTGCCTACAGCCCCGGCCCCCACCTGCTGCCCTCAGTCAGCCCCTGTcacccctgcccccctccccctccgccccAG AGGGGCCTGCAGATGACCAtcctcagatgtcacctccttgTAGTTCCCCAGCACCGTTGTGCCTCACGTTCCAGGAGAAGCTGCTGGCATTTGAGCGGGACCACGTGACTATCCCAGTGGCCCATGTGGCTCTGGCCAAACAGCTGGCCGGtgacattgcccttgagctgcaGGCCTACTTGCGGAACAAGTTCCCAGAACTGCCCTTCGGGGCGCTTGTGCCCAGCGGGCCCCTCTACGATGGGCTGCAGGCGGGGCTTGCTGACCACGTGCGTCTCCTGGTTCCCCTGGTGCTGGAGCCAGGCCTGTGGAGCCTGGTACCTGGTGTGGACACTGTGGCCAGAGACCCTCGCTGCTGGGCCGTGCACAGGACTCAGCTTGAGTTCCGCTCCCGAGGGAGCAGCCCCTGGGACCGCTTCCTGGTGGGTGGCTACCTCTCTTCCCGTGCCCTGCTGGAGCTGCTCCGCAAGGCCCTGGCCACCTCCGTCAACTGGCCAGCTATTGGCAGCCTTCTTGGGTGCCTGATCCGGCCCAGCGTGGCCTCAGAGGAGCTGCTGCTTGAGGTGCAGCACGAGCACCTGGAGCTCAATGTTGCGGTGCTCTTGGCGGTCACTGGCACCAACGCCGAAGACCGCCTCCTTCTGGCCTGGCccctggaggggctggctgggAACCTCTGGCTGCAGGACTTGTACCCAGCAGAGGCCGCCAGACTGCGGGCTCTGGATGACCATGATACGGGGACCCGCCGGcgactgctgctgctgctgtgtgggGTCTGCCACAGCCACCCGGCCCTGAGCCGGCTGGGCCGGCGCCACCTGACCCAGGTGGTTCTGCGCCTTGGGGAGGAAGAGGTGGACTGGGCCGAGGCGGCCTTGGGGGAGCGCTTCCTGCAGGCCCTGGAGTTGCTCATCAGCGGCCTAGAGCGGGCCAGCCTGCCCTGCCACTTCAACCCAGGCGTGAACCTCTTCAGCAGCCTGCGCGAGGAGGAGATTGATGACATTGGCTATGCACTGTACAGTGGTCTGCAGGCCCCTGAGTGGCTGCTCTag
- the FLII gene encoding protein flightless-1 homolog isoform X1: MEATGVLPFVRGVDLSGNDFKGGYFPENVKAMTSLRWLKLNRTGLCYLPEELAALQKLEHLSVSHNNLTTLHGELSSLPSLRAIVARANSLKNSGVPDDIFKLDDLSVLDLSHNQLTECPRELENAKNMLVLNLSHNSIDTIPNQLFINLTDLLYLDLSENRLESLPPQMRRLVHLQTLVLNGNPLLHAQLRQLPALTALQTLHLRNTQRTPGNLPTSLEGLSNLTDVDLSCNDLPRVPECLYTLPSLRRLNLSSNQITELSLCIDQWLHVETLNLSRNQLTSLPSAICKLTKLKKLYLNSNKLDFDGLPSGIGKLASLEEFMAANNNLELIPESLCRCTKLRKLVLNKNRLVTLPEAIHFLTEIEVLDVRENPSLVMPPKPADRAAEWYNIDFSLQNQLRLAGASPATVAAAAAAGSGPKDPLARKMRLRRRKDSAQDDQAKQVLKGMSDVAQEKNKKQEENTDARAPGGKVRRWDQGLEKPRLDYSEFFTEDVGQLPGLTIWQIENFVPVLVEEAFHGKFYEADCYIVLKTFLDDSGSLNWEIYYWIGGEATLDKKACSAIHAVNLRNYLGAECRTVREEMGDESEEFLQVFDNDISYIEGGTASGFYTVEDTHYVTRMYRVYGKKNVKLEPVPLKGASLDPRFVFLLDQGLDIYVWRGAQATLSSTTKARLFAEKINKNERKGKAEITLMVQGQEPPEFWEALGGEPSEIKKHVPDDFWPPQPKLYKVGLGLGYLELPQINYKLSVEHKTRPKVELMPRMRLLQSLLDTRCVYILDCWSDVFIWLGRKSPRLVRAAALKLGQELCGMLHRPRHAVVSRSLEGTEAQVFKAKFKNWDDVLTVDYTRNAEAVLQGPGLAGKVKRDAEKKDQMKADLTALFLPRQPPMALAEAEQLMEEWNEDLDGMEGFVLEGKKFARLPEEEFGHFHTQDCYVFLCRYWVPVEYEEEEEKKEEKAAGAEGREDEEAAAEAEEKQPEEDFQCVVYFWQGREASNMGWLTFTFSLQKKFESLFPGKLEVVRMTQQQENPKFLSHFKRKFIIHRGKRKAAQGALQPSLYQIRTNGSALCTRCIQINTDSSLLNSEFCFILKVPFESEDNQGIVYAWVGRASDPDEAKLAEDILNTMFDASYSKQVINEGEEPENFFWVGIGAQKPYDDDAEYMKHTRLFRCSNEKGYFAVTEKCSDFCQDDLADDDIMLLDNGQEVYMWVGTQTSQVEIKLSLKACQVYIQHMRSKEHERPRRLRLVRKGNEQHAFTRCFHAWGAFRQAPA, encoded by the exons ATGGAGGCTACCGGGGTGCTGCCGTTCGTGCGCGGCGTGGACCTCAGCGGCAACGACTTCAAG GGTGGCTACTTCCCTGAGAATGTCAAGGCCATGACCAGTCTGCGATGGCTGAAGCTGAACCGCACCGGCCTCTGCTACCTGCCCGAGGAGTTGGCTGCCCTTCAGAAGCTG GAGCACTTGTCTGTGAGCCACAACAACCTGACCACACTTCACGGGGAGCTGTCCAGCCTGCCGTCACTGCGG GCCATCGTGGCTCGAGCCAACAGCCTGAAGAATTCCGGAGTGCCTGATGACATCTTCAAGCTGGATGACCTCTCAGTCCTG GACTTGAGCCACAACCAGCTGACAGAGTGCCCGAGGGAGCTGGAGAACGCCAAGAACATGCTGGTGCTAAATCTCAGCCATAACAG CATCGACACCATCCCCAACCAGCTCTTCATCAACCTCACCGACCTGCTGTACCTGGACCTCAGCGAGAACCGCCTGGAGAGCCTGCCCCCCCAGATGCGCCGTCTGGTGCACCTGCAGACGCTCGTGCTCAATGGGAACCCGCTGCTGCACGCACAGCTCCG GCAGCTCCCGGCTCTGACGGCCCTGCAGACCCTGCACCTGCGGAACACGCAGCGCACCCCAGGCAACCTCCCCACCAGCCTGGAGGGCCTGAGCAACCTCACAG ATGTGGACCTGTCCTGCAATGACCTGCCTCGGGTGCCCGAGTGCCTGTACACCCTCCCCAGCCTGCGCCGCCTCAACCTCAGCAGCAACCAGATCACGGAGCTGTCCCTGTGCATCGACCAGTGGCTGCACGTGGAGACCCTGAACCTGTCCCGCAACCAGCTCACCTCACTGCCC TCAGCCATTTGCAAGCTAACCAAGCTGAAGAAGCTGTACCTGAACTCCAACAAGCTGGACTTTGACGGGCTGCCCTCGGGCATTGGCAAGCTGGCCAGCCTGGAGGAGTTCATGGCTGCCAACAACAACCTGGAACTGATCCCTGAAAGCCTGTGCAG GTGCACGAAGCTGAGGAAGCTCGTCCTGAACAAGAACCGCCTGGTGACCCTCCCAGAGGCCATCCACTTCCTGACTGAGATCGAG GTTCTGGACGTGCGCGAGAACCCCAGCCTGGTCATGCCTCCCAAGCCCGCTGACCGTGCCGCCGAGTGGTACAACATCGACTTCTCGCTGCAGAACCAGCTACGGCTGGCGGGTGCCTCCCCTGCCACAGTGGCAGCGGCAGCAGCTG CAGGGAGTGGGCCCAAGGACCCCCTGGCTCGAAAGATGCGGCTACGGAGGCGCAAGGATTCAGCCCAGGATGACCAGGCCAAGCAGGTGTTGAAGGGCATGTCAGATGTGGcccaggaaaagaacaaaaagcaggAG GAGAACACTGATGCCCGAGCCCCCGGGGGCAAGGTGCGGCGCTGGGACCAGGGCCTGGAGAAGCCTCGCCTCGACTACTCCGAGTTCTTCACGGAGGACGTGGGCCAGCTGCCTGGCCTGACCATCTGGCAGATTGAGAACTTTGTGCCTGTGCTGGTGGAGGAAGCCTTCCACGGCAAGTTCTACGAGGCCGACTGCTACATCGTGCTCAAG ACCTTTCTAGATGACAGCGGCTCTCTGAACTGGGAGATCTACTACTGGATTGGCGGGGAGGCCACACTCGACAAGAAGGCTTGCTCTGCCATCCACGCCGTGAACCTGCGCAACTACCTGGGTGCCGAGTGCCGCACCGTGCGGGAGGAGATGGGCGATGAGAGCGAGGAGTTCCTGCAG GTGTTCGACAACGACATCTCCTACATCGAGGGCGGAACAGCCAGTGGCTTTTACACTGTGGAGGACACACACTATGTCACCAG GATGTACCGTGTGTATGGGAAAAAGAACGTCAAGCTGGAGCCCGTGCCACTCAAGGGGGCCTCCCTGGACCCGAG GTTTGTTTTCCTGCTGGACCAAGGGCTGGACATCTACGTGTGGCGGGGGGCCCAGGCCACGCTGAGTAGCACTACCAAGGCGAG GCTCTTTGCAGAGAAGATTAACAAGAATGAGCGGAAAGGGAAGGCAGAGATCACACTGATGGTGCAGGGCCAGGAGCCCCCAGAGTTCTGGGAGGCACTGGGCGGAGAGCCCTCTGAGATCAAGAAGCACGTGCCTGATGACTTCTGGCCGCCCCAGCCCAAGCTCTATAAG GTGGGCCTGGGCTTGGGCTACCTGGAGCTGCCGCAGATCAACTACAAGCTGTCTGTGGAACATAAGACGCGGCCCAAGGTGGAACTGATGCCCAGGATGCGGCTG CTGCAGAGCCTGCTGGACACGCGCTGCGTGTACATCCTGGACTGTTGGTCCGACGTGTTCATCTGGCTCGGCCGCAAGTCCCCGCGCCTGGTGCGTGCTGCCGCTCTCAAGCTGGGCCAGGAGCTGTGCGGGATGCTGCACCGGCCGCGCCACGCCGTGGTCAGCCGCAGCCTCGAGGGCACCGAGGCGCAG GTGTTCAAGGCCAAGTTCAAGAACTGGGATGACGTGTTGACGGTGGACTACACGCGCAACGCGGAGGCCGTGCTGCAGGGCCCGGGACTCGCCGGGAAGGTGAAGCGCGACGCCGAAAAGAAAGACCAGATGAAGGCCGACCTCACGGCGCTCTTCCTGCCGCGGCAGCCGCCCATGGCGCTGGCCGAG GCCGAGCAGCTGATGGAGGAGTGGAACGAGGACCTGGACGGCATGGAGGGCTTCGTGCTCGAGGGCAAGAAGTTCGCGCGGCTGCCCGAGGAGGAGTTCGGCCACTTCCACACGCAGGACTGCTACGTCTTCCTGTGCAG GTATTGGGTCCCCGTGGAgtacgaggaggaggaggagaagaaggaagagaaggcgGCTGGGGCCGAGGGCAGAGAAGACGAGGAGGCGGCGGCCGAGGCGGAGGAGAAGCAGCCGGAGGAGGACTTCCAGTGCGTCGTGTACTTCTGGCAGGGCCGCGAAGCCTCCAACATGGGCTGGCTCACCTTCACCTTCAGCCTGCAGAAGAAGTTCGAGAGCCTCTTCCCGGGCAAGCTGGAG GTGGTACGCATGACCCAGCAGCAGGAGAACCCCAAGTTCCTGTCCCATTTCAAGAGGAAGTTCATCATCCACCGGGGCAAGAGGAAGGCAGCCCAGGGTGCCCTGCAACCCAGCCTCTACCAGATTCGCACCAACGGCAGTGCCCTCTGCACCCG GTGCATTCAGATCAACACTGACTCCAGCCTTCTCAACTCCGAGTTCTGCTTCATCCTCAAG GTTCCCTTTGAAAGCGAGGACAACCAGGGCATCGTGTACGCGTGGGTGGGCCGGGCCTCGGATCCCGACGAGGCCAAGCTGGCCGAGGATATCCTGAACACCATGTTTGATGCCTCCTACAGCAAGCAG GTCATCAACGAAGGAGAGGAGCCTGAGAACTTTTTCTGGGTGGGCATCGGGGCACAGAAGCCTTATGACGATGACGCAGAATACATGAAGCACACCCGGCTCTTCCG GTGCTCCAACGAGAAGGGCTACTTTGCAGTGACTGAGAAATGCTCTGACTTTTGCCAAGATGACCTGGCAGACGATGACATCATGTTGTTAGACAATGGCCAAGAG GTCTACATGTGGGTGGGGACCCAGACAAGCCAAGTGGAGATCAaactgagtctgaaggcctgccAG GTGTACATCCAGCACATGCGCTCCAAAGAGCACGAGCGTCCCCGCCGCCTGCGCCTGGTCCGCAAGGGCAACGAGCAGCACGCCTTCACCCGCTGCTTCCATGCCTGGGGCGCCTTCCGCCAGGCCCCGGCCTAG